Proteins from a single region of Candidatus Alcyoniella australis:
- a CDS encoding alpha/beta hydrolase, with the protein PTYEERFKSKRQPFMFIQGNLDSTVPLESIQAALDQYEGPKTLRIFGQSNEEPEFGHIDLLTGDEAPNHVWPAMLDWMTDVLDSSSSQG; encoded by the coding sequence GCCGACCTATGAGGAGCGCTTCAAATCCAAGCGCCAACCGTTCATGTTCATCCAGGGAAACCTCGACAGCACAGTGCCGCTGGAATCGATCCAAGCCGCTCTGGACCAGTACGAGGGTCCTAAAACCCTGCGGATTTTCGGGCAGAGCAACGAAGAGCCGGAGTTCGGGCACATCGATTTGCTCACCGGCGACGAGGCGCCGAACCACGTCTGGCCCGCGATGCTCGATTGGATGACCGACGTGCTCGATTCCTCAAGCTCGCAGGGCTGA
- a CDS encoding acetyl-CoA acetyltransferase, protein MASGIRDKVAIVGMGCTNFGELWNKGPADLMVDAMIEALEDSGLEKKQIDAAWLGACFDEVNVGKSAIPLSTALKLDFKPVTRVENFCASGTESFRAAAYAVAAGACDIALAMGVEKLKDTGYGGLPDFGTATGSTNRFIFPNLTAPGGFAMMATRYFDRYGLSREEGKRVLAHISSKSHHNGALNPKAHLRREVSIDQVMEAPIVADPLGLYDCCGVSDGGACAIITTPEIAKSLRPDPIYVKALQIAVTSGMEAAHNSWDGSHVETTCRAAIRAYEEAGIKSPRDEVSLMEVHDCFSITELVTYEDLQISPRGKARDDVESGFFDHDGQLPCQIDGGLKCFGHPIGASGLRMIYEVYKQLQGKADERQLSDPKVGLTHNLGGFPSGSVCSVAIFGK, encoded by the coding sequence ATGGCAAGCGGAATTAGGGACAAGGTAGCGATCGTCGGAATGGGATGCACCAATTTCGGCGAACTGTGGAACAAGGGTCCGGCCGACCTGATGGTCGACGCGATGATCGAGGCGCTCGAGGACTCGGGCCTGGAGAAAAAGCAGATCGACGCCGCATGGCTCGGCGCGTGCTTCGACGAGGTCAACGTGGGCAAGAGCGCGATCCCGCTGTCCACGGCGCTCAAGCTCGACTTCAAGCCGGTCACGCGCGTTGAGAACTTCTGCGCCTCGGGGACCGAGTCGTTCCGCGCCGCGGCCTACGCCGTGGCGGCCGGGGCCTGCGACATCGCTCTGGCGATGGGCGTGGAGAAGCTCAAGGACACCGGCTACGGCGGATTGCCGGACTTCGGTACGGCCACCGGCTCGACCAACCGTTTCATCTTCCCCAACCTCACGGCCCCGGGCGGATTCGCGATGATGGCCACGCGCTATTTCGACCGCTACGGGCTCAGCCGCGAGGAGGGCAAGAGAGTTTTGGCCCACATCTCGTCCAAGAGTCACCATAACGGCGCGCTCAATCCCAAGGCGCACCTGCGCCGCGAGGTGAGCATCGATCAAGTAATGGAAGCGCCGATCGTGGCCGATCCGCTGGGTCTCTACGACTGTTGTGGTGTGTCCGACGGCGGAGCCTGCGCCATCATTACCACCCCCGAGATCGCCAAGAGCCTGCGACCCGATCCGATTTACGTCAAGGCGCTGCAGATTGCGGTCACATCGGGGATGGAAGCGGCTCACAACTCCTGGGACGGTTCGCACGTCGAGACCACCTGCCGCGCAGCGATCCGCGCTTACGAGGAGGCGGGTATCAAGTCGCCGCGCGATGAGGTCAGCCTGATGGAGGTCCACGACTGCTTCTCGATCACCGAGCTGGTGACCTACGAGGATCTACAGATTTCGCCGCGGGGCAAAGCGCGCGACGACGTTGAGAGCGGATTCTTCGACCACGACGGCCAGCTCCCCTGCCAGATCGACGGCGGACTGAAGTGCTTCGGCCACCCGATCGGCGCATCGGGCCTGCGGATGATCTACGAGGTCTACAAGCAGCTGCAGGGCAAGGCTGACGAGCGGCAACTCAGCGATCCGAAGGTCGGCCTGACCCACAACCTGGGCGGGTTCCCCTCGGGCTCGGTCTGTTCGGTGGCGATCTTCGGCAAGTAG
- a CDS encoding OB-fold domain-containing protein: MIGIVSYGGCVPRYRLNRMMVFMAMGWFNPVTMAAAGGEKAVANFDEDSITMAVSAAIDCLAAPAISRESIDGLYLASTTLPYSERLNAAIAASALDLNENCRTADFSSSLRASTSALLGAIDAIKSGANSNMLVAAADSRLGKMGSLQEMFFGDAGAALCVGSHDVIAEFKGSVSISADFPDHIRECGARFDRNWEERWMRDEGYSKLIPKALKKLAEKFSFDPQDVAKVIYPCHFGREHRAIGKRLGLERGQVQSMLMDEVGDSGSAHPLLMLIAALEQAKPGDKLVVVGYGNGADALLFQCTDAIADFKGPLGVSGCLQLKEDLNSYQKYTVFRNIVPMELGIRGETQAPTPLSVLWRERRQVMGLVGTKCQACGWAQYPSQRICVNPECGAIDQMEPYRFSDKPGTIFTYTGDMLAFSFDPPAVYGIVDFEGGGRTQMDFTDCLLEKIKVGQQVKMSFRRKYYDQQRGIHGYFWKAVPVAELG, from the coding sequence ATGATCGGCATTGTGTCCTATGGCGGGTGCGTGCCACGCTACAGATTGAACCGGATGATGGTCTTCATGGCCATGGGCTGGTTCAATCCCGTAACAATGGCTGCTGCCGGGGGTGAGAAGGCTGTGGCGAACTTCGACGAGGACAGCATCACGATGGCGGTCTCCGCTGCCATCGACTGCCTCGCCGCTCCGGCAATTTCGCGCGAATCGATCGACGGCCTATATCTGGCCTCGACCACTTTGCCCTACAGCGAACGGCTCAACGCCGCGATTGCGGCCTCGGCGCTGGACCTGAACGAGAACTGCCGTACGGCCGATTTCAGTTCGAGCCTGCGCGCCTCGACCTCCGCGTTGCTCGGAGCGATCGACGCGATCAAATCCGGCGCCAACAGCAACATGCTGGTGGCAGCGGCCGACAGCCGCCTGGGCAAGATGGGCAGCCTGCAGGAGATGTTCTTTGGCGACGCCGGGGCCGCCCTGTGCGTGGGCTCACACGACGTGATCGCCGAGTTCAAGGGCTCGGTGAGCATCAGCGCCGATTTCCCCGATCATATCCGCGAATGCGGAGCGCGCTTCGACCGCAACTGGGAAGAGCGCTGGATGCGCGACGAGGGGTACAGCAAGCTGATCCCCAAGGCGCTCAAGAAGCTGGCCGAAAAGTTCTCCTTCGACCCACAAGACGTGGCCAAGGTGATCTACCCCTGCCACTTCGGGCGCGAACACCGCGCGATCGGCAAGCGGCTCGGGCTGGAACGCGGGCAGGTGCAGTCGATGCTGATGGACGAGGTCGGGGACAGCGGCTCCGCTCACCCGCTGTTGATGCTGATCGCAGCGCTGGAGCAGGCCAAGCCCGGAGATAAACTGGTCGTCGTGGGGTACGGCAACGGGGCCGACGCCCTGCTCTTCCAGTGCACCGACGCCATCGCCGATTTCAAGGGACCGCTGGGAGTTTCGGGCTGCCTGCAGCTCAAAGAGGACCTCAACTCTTACCAGAAATACACGGTGTTCCGGAACATCGTGCCCATGGAGCTGGGAATCCGCGGTGAGACCCAGGCACCAACTCCACTGTCCGTGCTGTGGCGCGAACGACGCCAGGTGATGGGACTGGTGGGCACCAAATGTCAGGCCTGCGGTTGGGCGCAGTACCCATCGCAACGAATCTGCGTTAATCCCGAGTGCGGTGCGATCGATCAGATGGAGCCCTACCGCTTCTCGGACAAACCGGGCACGATTTTTACCTACACCGGCGACATGCTGGCCTTCAGCTTCGATCCGCCCGCGGTCTACGGCATTGTCGACTTCGAGGGCGGCGGTCGTACGCAGATGGATTTCACCGACTGCCTGCTCGAGAAGATCAAGGTCGGTCAACAGGTGAAAATGAGCTTCCGGCGCAAGTACTACGATCAGCAGCGCGGGATTCACGGCTACTTCTGGAAGGCCGTTCCCGTGGCCGAGCTGGGCTGA
- a CDS encoding carbohydrate kinase family protein, with the protein MSATGAKLDVLVLGLDPIYLDLIFSGLEGVPQPGEEIFAKSFQLLPGGVFNIAGCLGKLGVDVALAADVDQGLFGDFMLRELQRVGVRIDAIRRLELGGTALTVSYSLGNERAFLSYKDPSPQRRDVRLLCEQHKPRIMIIPGFPFQAFEPEVLDPLCSVAMQDDYSVLIDSCHCEASLEQPEVARLVSLADVFFCNQAECLRITGEDEWQAGADRLLSFTDAVVIKLGEQGAAFVSHDESFIESAPQVEVKDTTGAGDCFVATYAFGLLQGMSDRDCLRMAVLQGTASVRGAGGTTTLMGREELIEALKRSD; encoded by the coding sequence ATGTCGGCAACTGGAGCTAAGCTCGACGTCCTGGTCCTGGGACTCGACCCGATCTACCTCGACCTGATATTCAGCGGGCTCGAAGGTGTGCCGCAACCTGGCGAGGAAATCTTTGCAAAAAGTTTCCAGCTGCTGCCCGGCGGAGTGTTCAACATCGCCGGATGCCTGGGCAAACTCGGGGTCGACGTTGCCCTGGCCGCCGACGTGGACCAGGGGTTGTTCGGCGACTTCATGCTGCGCGAGCTGCAGCGCGTCGGCGTGCGCATTGATGCGATTCGCCGTCTCGAGCTGGGCGGCACGGCGCTGACCGTCAGCTACAGCCTGGGCAATGAGCGGGCGTTTCTGTCGTACAAGGATCCGTCTCCCCAGCGACGCGACGTCCGACTGCTGTGCGAGCAGCACAAACCGCGGATCATGATCATCCCCGGATTCCCGTTTCAGGCTTTCGAGCCCGAGGTGCTCGATCCGTTGTGCTCGGTCGCAATGCAAGATGATTACAGCGTGCTGATCGACTCCTGCCATTGCGAGGCGAGTCTGGAGCAGCCCGAGGTCGCACGCCTGGTCTCTTTGGCCGATGTGTTTTTCTGCAACCAGGCCGAGTGCCTGCGGATCACCGGCGAGGACGAATGGCAGGCGGGCGCCGACCGTTTACTGAGTTTCACCGATGCCGTGGTGATCAAGCTCGGCGAGCAGGGGGCCGCGTTTGTCAGCCACGACGAATCATTTATCGAATCGGCTCCGCAGGTCGAGGTCAAGGATACAACCGGCGCAGGCGACTGTTTCGTGGCAACCTACGCCTTCGGACTATTACAGGGGATGTCTGATCGCGATTGCCTGCGTATGGCCGTGCTTCAGGGCACGGCCTCGGTACGCGGGGCAGGCGGCACGACCACGTTGATGGGACGCGAGGAGTTGATCGAGGCGCTGAAACGATCCGACTAA
- a CDS encoding FAD:protein FMN transferase has translation MIGPRNAPALLCLILLVFALGCSPDHAALSPRVYRFERMQLGTQVQISLVAPTADVADIAADAAFAQIDRIEARLSDYRPDSEISQINSAAGRDWVVVSDETFKLIELANQISQRSNGAFDLSFKGLGLWSFGRDNARPPDPAQIAQRLPLIDFRLIELDPQRRAVRLATPGAAISLGGMAKGYAVHRAVEVLRSHGIDAAIVNAGGDLYALGEKPAGPWSVGVQHPREIGKLLATIEPHDAAVVTSGDYERFFIYQGKRYHHIIDPRTGWPADGCMSVTIIALDPTLADALATAVFVLGPEQGMELIESMPDVEVLIVDNAGSVTSSSGAAALGLKLVR, from the coding sequence GTGATCGGGCCACGCAACGCCCCGGCGCTGCTGTGTCTGATCCTGCTGGTTTTCGCCCTCGGATGCTCCCCTGACCATGCCGCCCTCAGCCCGCGGGTCTATCGCTTCGAGCGGATGCAGCTGGGCACCCAGGTACAGATCAGTCTGGTCGCTCCCACGGCCGACGTTGCCGACATTGCCGCGGATGCGGCCTTTGCCCAGATCGATCGCATCGAGGCCCGGCTGTCTGATTACCGGCCGGACTCCGAGATCTCGCAAATCAACAGTGCAGCGGGGCGGGACTGGGTCGTGGTCTCCGATGAGACCTTCAAACTTATCGAGCTTGCCAATCAGATCTCGCAACGTTCAAACGGCGCCTTTGATCTTTCATTCAAGGGACTGGGGCTGTGGAGCTTCGGCCGCGACAATGCCCGGCCGCCCGACCCGGCGCAGATCGCGCAACGCCTGCCGCTGATCGACTTTCGACTGATCGAGCTCGATCCCCAACGCAGGGCCGTGCGCCTGGCAACTCCGGGCGCGGCGATCAGCCTAGGGGGGATGGCCAAGGGTTACGCTGTGCACCGCGCCGTCGAGGTTCTGCGCAGCCACGGCATTGACGCGGCGATTGTCAACGCCGGCGGCGATCTCTACGCATTGGGCGAGAAACCCGCCGGACCCTGGAGCGTCGGAGTTCAGCACCCGCGCGAGATCGGAAAGCTGCTGGCAACCATCGAGCCGCACGATGCCGCGGTGGTCACCTCCGGCGATTACGAGCGATTTTTCATCTATCAGGGCAAGCGCTATCATCATATAATCGATCCACGGACCGGATGGCCCGCCGATGGCTGCATGTCGGTTACGATAATCGCGCTCGATCCGACCCTGGCCGACGCCCTGGCCACGGCCGTGTTCGTGCTCGGCCCGGAACAGGGGATGGAGCTGATTGAATCGATGCCCGATGTCGAGGTGCTGATCGTGGACAACGCAGGTTCGGTGACATCGAGTTCCGGCGCCGCCGCACTGGGCCTGAAGCTGGTCCGATGA
- a CDS encoding septum formation initiator family protein — MNISKTVIYILIALLLGLLFYLFCGDYGLWTYVKLNNELEQINTENQELSRANQELSEQIKMLTEDVRAIEQAIRQELGYVKDGEIVVFFEDDDDQRDERTPADDSGTDP; from the coding sequence ATGAACATCTCCAAGACCGTAATCTATATCCTGATCGCGCTGTTGCTAGGTCTGCTGTTCTACCTGTTCTGCGGTGACTACGGACTATGGACCTACGTCAAGCTCAACAACGAGCTGGAACAGATCAATACCGAGAACCAGGAGCTGTCGCGCGCCAACCAGGAACTGTCCGAACAGATCAAGATGCTCACCGAGGATGTGCGCGCCATCGAACAGGCGATCCGCCAGGAGCTGGGATACGTCAAGGACGGTGAGATCGTGGTTTTTTTCGAGGACGATGACGATCAGCGCGACGAGCGAACGCCCGCCGACGATTCGGGAACCGATCCTTGA